From a single Gimesia fumaroli genomic region:
- a CDS encoding Gfo/Idh/MocA family oxidoreductase, translating into MTNKQSEPSSSTTRRDFIKTGSAAVAAASTLSSAVFAGTPQTAALQSSLFAGGTDVIRVGLVGCGGRGTGAAAQALAADPNAKLVAMGDTFYDHLDSSFKNLKKNPVAEQVQVDADHKFIGFDAYQKVIDCVDVVLLTTPPHFRPMQLRAAIEAGKHVFAEKPVAVDAPGVRSVMETCKLAKEKNLSIVSGLCWRYHQGMRETFKQIHEGAVGDVMAIQCSYNTRGLWMFKREPEWSDMEWQMRNWLYFTWLSGDFNTEQHVHSLDKMAWTMKDETPISCSGTGGRQTRTGKEYGHIFDHFAIVYEYPNGVKGFSRCRQQDGCAVDVSDHVFGTKGRVDVFKHRIYDPKGEKTWQFREKSKNMYQVEHDEFFNSIRSGNPINNGDYMTKSTMLAIMGRMAAYTGKSITWDEAINSKEDLTPASYEWGPLPVPPVAMPGVTAFK; encoded by the coding sequence ATGACTAACAAGCAATCTGAGCCTTCCAGCTCAACAACGCGTCGTGATTTTATTAAAACCGGCTCGGCAGCAGTTGCTGCTGCTTCCACCTTGTCCAGTGCCGTTTTTGCGGGAACGCCCCAGACGGCTGCTCTGCAATCCAGCCTGTTTGCTGGCGGAACTGATGTCATTCGCGTAGGTCTGGTCGGTTGTGGGGGACGGGGAACAGGAGCCGCCGCACAAGCACTGGCTGCTGATCCAAATGCCAAACTGGTTGCGATGGGCGATACTTTCTACGACCATCTTGATTCAAGTTTTAAAAATCTGAAAAAGAATCCTGTAGCAGAACAGGTCCAGGTCGACGCCGATCACAAATTCATTGGCTTTGATGCTTATCAGAAAGTAATTGACTGCGTAGATGTGGTTCTGTTAACAACACCTCCTCATTTCCGCCCAATGCAGTTGCGTGCTGCAATCGAAGCAGGCAAACATGTTTTCGCCGAAAAACCCGTCGCCGTTGATGCACCCGGTGTTCGGTCAGTAATGGAAACCTGCAAACTGGCGAAAGAGAAAAATCTCTCAATCGTGTCAGGTCTTTGCTGGCGCTATCACCAAGGCATGCGTGAAACATTCAAACAAATTCACGAAGGTGCCGTCGGTGATGTGATGGCCATTCAGTGTAGCTACAACACCCGTGGCTTATGGATGTTTAAGCGTGAACCAGAATGGAGTGATATGGAATGGCAAATGAGAAACTGGCTGTATTTCACTTGGCTTTCCGGTGATTTCAATACCGAACAACACGTTCACAGTCTGGATAAAATGGCCTGGACGATGAAAGATGAAACTCCCATCTCCTGTAGTGGAACCGGGGGCCGTCAAACACGAACGGGTAAAGAATATGGTCACATTTTCGATCACTTTGCCATTGTTTACGAATACCCCAATGGCGTGAAAGGCTTCAGCCGTTGTCGTCAGCAGGATGGTTGTGCTGTTGATGTTTCGGATCATGTATTTGGAACCAAAGGTCGCGTCGATGTCTTCAAACACCGCATCTATGATCCGAAAGGGGAAAAGACCTGGCAGTTCCGTGAAAAAAGTAAAAATATGTACCAGGTTGAGCATGACGAATTCTTCAACAGTATCCGTTCGGGTAATCCCATCAATAATGGCGATTACATGACCAAGAGCACCATGCTCGCTATCATGGGACGCATGGCTGCCTACACCGGAAAATCGATTACTTGGGACGAAGCGATCAATTCGAAAGAAGATCTGACTCCCGCCAGCTACGAATGGGGCCCGCTTCCCGTTCCACCTGTCGCAATGCCTGGAGTCACTGCGTTTAAATAA
- a CDS encoding gamma carbonic anhydrase family protein, which translates to MNNSDSSPEWPAESDSIPTPPDLPYPEVDCDWNALHSIPVIDPTAWVTPDAIVTGRVRLKARSSVWHQCVLRGDLEYIEVGEETNVQDGSILHTDYKHPCILGNRVTLGHAAIVHGSIVEDDAMIAIGATVLSRCVIGKGALIAAGALVREGIHVPPNTLWAGCPARQIKVLTEQQQERLKATWQHYVNLGAASLQRFGREHIDALTQSG; encoded by the coding sequence ATGAATAATTCAGACTCTTCTCCGGAATGGCCCGCGGAATCAGATTCGATCCCCACACCTCCCGATCTGCCGTATCCTGAAGTCGACTGTGACTGGAACGCGCTGCACTCGATTCCGGTCATTGATCCGACAGCCTGGGTGACTCCGGATGCCATCGTCACCGGCCGCGTTCGTCTCAAAGCCCGCAGTTCCGTCTGGCACCAATGTGTTTTGCGCGGCGATCTGGAATACATCGAAGTTGGTGAAGAAACCAATGTGCAAGACGGATCGATCCTGCATACTGATTACAAACATCCCTGCATTCTCGGAAATCGAGTCACGTTGGGACACGCAGCCATCGTGCACGGCTCTATTGTGGAAGACGATGCCATGATCGCCATTGGTGCCACTGTGCTCAGCCGCTGTGTTATTGGGAAAGGCGCTTTGATCGCCGCGGGCGCTCTGGTCCGCGAAGGAATTCATGTCCCTCCGAATACGCTCTGGGCCGGCTGTCCCGCCCGACAGATTAAAGTGCTCACAGAACAGCAACAGGAACGCCTTAAGGCGACCTGGCAACATTACGTCAATCTTGGCGCTGCCAGCCTCCAACGGTTTGGACGCGAACACATCGACGCCCTCACTCAATCCGGTTAA
- a CDS encoding DMT family transporter, with amino-acid sequence MKTIKESSDIPSASTEIDLTENQEASGMSPVLKGTIFGVLSAVAYTAANISLREAAVDNNADWAIWISALKSVPATIVGWTLVAYRGSKGLPALPPQRLVIPLILTGLLMQFGGNVMFQWSLSLGGLAFTVPVCFATLLFTGAILGRIFLDEAITPRMFVSMIILTAAIVVLSLGAHQAEESVFEHMEHHTRSFVTVAMTIFVACVAGCAYGGGGVMIRGTVRGEMSISASLVLISTTGLVCLTGVAFYRLGFQILWQTTPWQYLVMLVGGIMNAIAFFAIGASMKYLTVTRVNLLNASQTAMAAFAGVCFFDEQVTVWLLSGTALTIGGLFLMEKKRPAIPNNTLTQATPISPEQQECSTNE; translated from the coding sequence GTGAAGACGATTAAAGAGTCCTCTGATATTCCCTCTGCCTCAACTGAGATAGATCTTACCGAGAACCAGGAAGCCAGCGGGATGTCTCCCGTGCTCAAAGGAACCATTTTCGGGGTTCTTTCTGCAGTCGCATACACGGCCGCCAACATCTCCCTGCGGGAAGCAGCCGTCGATAATAATGCCGACTGGGCAATCTGGATCTCCGCCTTGAAATCAGTCCCTGCGACAATCGTAGGCTGGACACTCGTTGCTTACCGGGGCTCAAAGGGTCTGCCTGCTCTGCCTCCACAACGACTCGTCATTCCCTTGATCCTGACCGGACTACTGATGCAGTTCGGGGGAAATGTAATGTTTCAATGGTCACTGAGCCTGGGCGGGTTGGCGTTTACTGTTCCTGTCTGCTTCGCCACCCTGCTGTTTACCGGGGCCATCCTCGGACGAATCTTTCTGGATGAAGCGATCACCCCGCGGATGTTTGTCTCGATGATTATTCTGACGGCGGCGATTGTCGTACTGAGTTTGGGGGCTCATCAGGCAGAAGAGTCTGTGTTTGAACATATGGAGCACCATACCCGATCGTTTGTCACCGTTGCGATGACAATTTTTGTCGCCTGCGTTGCCGGTTGTGCCTATGGAGGAGGAGGAGTCATGATCCGGGGGACCGTCCGTGGCGAGATGTCTATTTCGGCAAGCCTTGTGTTGATCAGTACTACCGGGCTGGTCTGCTTGACTGGTGTTGCCTTCTATCGACTCGGCTTTCAGATCCTCTGGCAGACAACTCCCTGGCAATATCTGGTAATGCTGGTCGGCGGTATTATGAATGCGATTGCATTTTTCGCCATCGGTGCTTCGATGAAATACCTGACAGTCACACGTGTCAATTTATTAAACGCCTCACAAACTGCGATGGCCGCGTTTGCCGGAGTCTGCTTTTTTGATGAGCAGGTAACGGTCTGGCTGTTAAGCGGGACCGCGTTGACCATTGGCGGACTGTTTCTGATGGAAAAAAAACGTCCTGCCATTCCCAACAACACCCTCACCCAGGCTACTCCCATAAGCCCCGAACAGCAGGAGTGTAGCACGAATGAATAA
- a CDS encoding DNA gyrase inhibitor YacG → MIQPQTCPICRKVVTFKASDDQSPFPFCSKKCRDVDFFRWSEGRYAIVEELDPRIIELQRLEQEGEDD, encoded by the coding sequence ATGATCCAACCTCAAACATGTCCCATCTGCCGTAAGGTGGTCACATTTAAAGCCAGTGACGACCAGTCGCCATTCCCATTTTGCAGTAAGAAATGTCGCGACGTCGATTTTTTCCGCTGGTCAGAAGGACGCTATGCGATTGTTGAGGAGTTGGACCCTCGCATTATCGAACTACAGCGTCTGGAACAAGAGGGTGAAGACGATTAA
- a CDS encoding FmdB family zinc ribbon protein: MPTYDYECSQCGNKWEEFQSITAKPLRKCPACGKLKAKRVIGAGAGIIFKGSGFYQTDYRSSSYKKAAEADSKAQSSSSESKSSTDSSSSKKSTSSDS, encoded by the coding sequence ATGCCAACTTACGATTATGAATGTTCCCAATGCGGCAATAAATGGGAAGAGTTTCAGTCAATTACCGCAAAACCACTCCGAAAATGTCCTGCCTGCGGAAAACTGAAAGCCAAACGCGTCATTGGCGCTGGTGCAGGGATCATCTTTAAGGGATCTGGTTTTTACCAAACTGATTACCGTAGCAGCTCTTATAAAAAAGCAGCAGAAGCGGACAGTAAAGCACAATCTTCCAGTTCCGAATCAAAAAGCAGCACCGATTCGAGCAGCTCGAAAAAGAGCACTTCATCTGATTCCTGA
- the grpE gene encoding nucleotide exchange factor GrpE, giving the protein MADMEQPEEIQNQTEENSVEESEAAQEMPTIEEQLQSAISERDENQDRFLRSQAELDNARKRHQKELAQMRQYAAAPFIQDLLPALDNLKRAVDAAESADHVDELKRGVEMVAKQILDVFAQHHVKAIEALGQPFDPNLHEALQQMPSDEYPPMTVIQELEQGFILNNRVVRPSKVIVSSGPTES; this is encoded by the coding sequence ATGGCAGATATGGAACAGCCTGAAGAAATCCAAAATCAGACTGAAGAAAATTCGGTTGAAGAAAGTGAAGCGGCGCAGGAAATGCCTACAATAGAAGAACAATTGCAGTCCGCAATTTCTGAGCGTGATGAAAACCAGGATCGTTTTCTGCGATCACAGGCAGAGTTGGATAACGCCCGTAAACGGCATCAAAAAGAACTGGCACAGATGCGACAATATGCGGCGGCTCCGTTTATTCAGGATCTGTTACCAGCGCTGGACAATCTGAAACGAGCCGTTGATGCGGCGGAAAGTGCTGATCACGTTGACGAACTCAAACGTGGTGTGGAAATGGTAGCGAAGCAGATTTTGGATGTCTTCGCACAACACCATGTCAAAGCGATTGAAGCCTTAGGACAACCTTTTGATCCAAACCTGCACGAAGCGTTACAGCAGATGCCATCAGACGAGTATCCTCCAATGACCGTCATTCAGGAACTGGAGCAGGGTTTTATCCTGAACAACCGAGTGGTTCGCCCCTCGAAAGTAATCGTTTCCTCCGGTCCTACTGAAAGTTAA
- the dnaJ gene encoding molecular chaperone DnaJ: MASKRDYYEILGVSREVTSVEIKKAYKKLALANHPDRNPGDEEAVKRFKEAAEAFEVLSDEQKRAHYDRYGHADFGGAGGSQFHDVSDIFSAFGDLFEGFGFRGSSQRGGNRPRQGESLRTNIQIDLLDAASGCDREISITRQETCETCHGSGAEPGTQPDECDYCGGAGQVVQSQGFFRVQTTCPRCRGAGKVIVEKCSDCRGEGRVSSEITLDIKVPPGIDNGMQLCLRGEGNPGLNGGPRGDLYVVVGVDEHPLFRRQDQELSCHVPITYTQAALGANIEIPTLEGRHDLKIPSGTQPGEVFRLKGLGMPNPHGGGRRGDLHVVVQIDVPKKISEREEELLRELAEIEHAEVSQHRSPNRNSFFDKLKEYFTHAD; this comes from the coding sequence ATGGCATCGAAACGCGATTATTATGAAATCCTCGGTGTATCGCGCGAAGTGACCAGCGTTGAAATTAAAAAAGCCTACAAAAAGCTGGCGCTGGCCAATCATCCGGATCGAAACCCCGGGGATGAGGAAGCGGTTAAGCGCTTCAAAGAAGCCGCCGAGGCCTTCGAGGTTCTGAGCGATGAGCAGAAACGCGCTCACTATGATCGCTATGGCCATGCCGATTTTGGCGGCGCTGGTGGCAGCCAGTTCCATGATGTCTCTGATATTTTCAGTGCATTCGGCGATCTGTTCGAAGGTTTTGGGTTCCGAGGCTCCTCGCAGCGAGGCGGAAATCGCCCCCGTCAGGGAGAAAGCCTGCGTACCAATATTCAAATCGATCTTTTGGATGCCGCTTCCGGCTGTGACCGAGAAATCAGTATTACGCGTCAGGAAACCTGCGAAACCTGCCATGGCTCTGGTGCAGAACCGGGGACACAACCAGATGAGTGTGATTACTGTGGAGGAGCGGGTCAGGTCGTTCAGTCACAAGGCTTTTTCCGGGTTCAGACAACATGCCCACGGTGTCGTGGTGCAGGAAAAGTTATTGTTGAAAAATGTTCTGATTGCCGAGGTGAAGGCCGGGTTTCCAGTGAAATTACATTAGACATCAAGGTTCCTCCGGGCATTGATAACGGCATGCAACTCTGTCTTAGAGGTGAGGGCAATCCCGGTTTAAATGGGGGACCACGGGGCGATTTATACGTGGTTGTTGGTGTCGACGAACATCCTCTGTTCCGTCGTCAGGATCAAGAACTAAGCTGTCACGTCCCGATTACTTACACACAAGCAGCGTTAGGTGCCAACATCGAAATTCCGACTCTGGAAGGTCGGCATGATCTGAAAATTCCTTCGGGGACCCAACCAGGTGAAGTCTTTCGCCTGAAAGGCCTGGGTATGCCGAATCCACATGGCGGAGGACGCCGCGGCGACCTGCATGTTGTTGTGCAGATCGATGTGCCTAAGAAAATCTCAGAACGGGAAGAAGAATTACTGCGGGAATTAGCAGAAATTGAACACGCGGAAGTTTCTCAACACCGTAGCCCCAATCGAAATTCGTTTTTTGACAAATTAAAGGAATACTTCACACACGCTGATTAA
- the groL gene encoding chaperonin GroEL (60 kDa chaperone family; promotes refolding of misfolded polypeptides especially under stressful conditions; forms two stacked rings of heptamers to form a barrel-shaped 14mer; ends can be capped by GroES; misfolded proteins enter the barrel where they are refolded when GroES binds): protein MAKQLLFEDRARAKLQKGVQTISDAVAITMGPTGRNVIIDKNFGNPLVTKDGVTVSKEVELEDPFENMGAKLVNEVASKTSDVAGDGTTTATVLARSIYQEGLRGLSLGANPMIVRRGIDKAVEAAVAAIEELAKPVTEKSEIAQVGAISANNDSVIGDLIADAVEKVGRDGVITVEEGKGNETTLSFADGMQFDKGYISPYFVTDTEGMKCILEDCYILIHESKIAALRDLVPLLEKVSQTGKPLLIIAEDVEGEPLTALVVNKLRGVLNIAAVKAPGFGDRRKAMLADIAVLTGGTVISEDLGIKLESVELSQLGQAKQIEITKDSCTLIEGAGETEALQARVAQIRGQLAKTESEYDREKFQERLAKLTGGVAIISVGAATEAEMKQTKARMEDALHATRAAVEEGILPGGGVALLRSIEAVEKVKGKNSDEKIGISIVARALEGPIRKIAENCGTDGAVVADEVKQLSGSKGYNANTGEYVDMFKAGIIDPAKVVKNALKNAASIAGLMLTTQVLVTNSDSAEGGKQADVEGSVR from the coding sequence GTGGCAAAGCAACTATTGTTTGAAGATCGCGCACGTGCCAAGCTGCAAAAAGGCGTGCAAACTATTAGCGACGCTGTAGCCATCACAATGGGTCCCACAGGACGCAACGTGATCATCGATAAAAACTTTGGAAACCCACTGGTGACCAAAGACGGTGTTACAGTCAGTAAGGAAGTCGAACTTGAGGATCCCTTCGAAAACATGGGGGCCAAACTGGTCAACGAAGTTGCCTCCAAAACCAGTGATGTTGCTGGCGATGGAACAACAACCGCTACCGTATTAGCGCGTTCGATCTACCAGGAAGGCTTGCGAGGATTATCTTTGGGTGCTAACCCGATGATTGTTCGCCGCGGAATTGACAAAGCTGTTGAAGCTGCGGTTGCTGCAATCGAAGAACTGGCAAAACCAGTCACTGAAAAATCGGAAATTGCTCAAGTCGGTGCGATCTCTGCAAACAATGACTCTGTCATTGGAGATCTGATTGCCGATGCTGTCGAAAAAGTTGGCCGTGATGGTGTAATTACTGTTGAAGAAGGCAAGGGAAATGAAACAACCCTTTCTTTTGCTGACGGTATGCAATTCGACAAAGGCTATATTTCACCTTACTTTGTCACAGACACGGAAGGCATGAAGTGCATTCTTGAAGATTGCTACATCCTGATTCACGAATCAAAGATTGCCGCTCTGCGAGATCTGGTTCCTCTGCTCGAAAAAGTTTCTCAGACCGGCAAACCGCTGCTGATCATCGCTGAAGACGTTGAAGGCGAACCTTTGACTGCTCTGGTTGTGAATAAACTGCGTGGCGTACTCAACATTGCAGCCGTCAAAGCACCAGGTTTTGGTGATCGTCGTAAAGCAATGTTGGCAGATATAGCCGTGCTGACCGGTGGAACTGTCATTTCAGAAGATCTGGGCATCAAGCTCGAATCAGTCGAATTGAGCCAGCTCGGTCAGGCCAAGCAGATTGAAATCACCAAAGACTCCTGCACGCTGATTGAAGGTGCTGGTGAAACGGAAGCCCTACAGGCACGCGTTGCTCAGATTCGCGGTCAATTAGCCAAAACCGAGAGCGAATACGATCGCGAAAAATTCCAGGAGCGATTGGCAAAACTGACCGGTGGTGTCGCGATCATCTCTGTCGGCGCTGCAACTGAAGCAGAAATGAAGCAAACCAAAGCTCGTATGGAAGATGCGCTTCACGCAACGCGTGCTGCTGTTGAAGAAGGAATTCTTCCCGGTGGTGGTGTGGCACTTCTGCGATCGATTGAAGCTGTCGAGAAAGTCAAAGGTAAAAACAGCGATGAAAAGATCGGTATCAGTATCGTCGCTCGTGCCTTGGAAGGACCGATTCGCAAAATCGCTGAGAACTGTGGAACGGACGGCGCTGTTGTCGCTGATGAAGTGAAACAGCTTTCCGGTTCGAAGGGCTATAACGCCAATACCGGCGAATATGTCGACATGTTCAAAGCAGGAATTATCGATCCAGCCAAGGTCGTTAAAAACGCCTTGAAAAACGCTGCTTCAATCGCAGGGCTGATGTTAACCACTCAGGTTCTGGTCACTAACAGTGACAGCGCCGAAGGTGGTAAACAGGCTGATGTCGAAGGAAGTGTTCGATAG
- a CDS encoding co-chaperone GroES produces MELNPLDDRIVIEPNVAEETTAGGIVLPDTAQEKPQSGTVIAVGPGRLLESGERCPVAVEVGDEVLYGKYGGTDIEVSGKEVKILRESDILAKIIK; encoded by the coding sequence ATGGAACTGAATCCTCTTGATGACCGTATCGTGATTGAACCCAATGTCGCTGAAGAAACAACTGCTGGCGGCATCGTTCTTCCTGACACTGCTCAGGAAAAGCCGCAGAGTGGCACTGTCATTGCTGTTGGACCGGGACGGCTCCTGGAAAGCGGCGAACGATGCCCGGTTGCTGTTGAAGTCGGTGATGAAGTTCTCTACGGCAAATATGGCGGAACGGACATTGAAGTCAGTGGTAAAGAGGTCAAGATTTTACGCGAGAGCGATATCCTTGCCAAAATCATCAAATAG
- the groL gene encoding chaperonin GroEL (60 kDa chaperone family; promotes refolding of misfolded polypeptides especially under stressful conditions; forms two stacked rings of heptamers to form a barrel-shaped 14mer; ends can be capped by GroES; misfolded proteins enter the barrel where they are refolded when GroES binds), with product MAKLLSFDEEARKSLLAGVAKLSRAVSSTLGPRGRNAVLDKGWGTPKVTKDGVTVAEDIELEDPFENMGVQLVKEAASKTNDVAGDGTTTATVLAEAIFREGLKYIASGADPMALSRGVQKAVEAVVEQIGKISKEVKGKDKKAIETVATIAGNNDPEIGKILADALLKVGADGVITVEEGRGVSTEVDLVEGMQFERGFLSPHFVTDEDNQTCDLERARILICEEKISSAQALVPLLEQVSKDGAPLLIIAEDIEGEALATLVVNKLRGILKVCAVKAPGYGDRRKAMLEDIAVLTGGKAIFKDLGIKLEAVELKDLGQAKKLHISADNTTIVSGSGSKAAVTGRADQIRAEIEVTDSEYDREKLQERLAKLAGGVAQINVGAATETEMKERKDLIDDALAATRAAIEEGIVPGGGIALLRCSKTLDSLKLTGDQALGVALIQRVLEMPLRAIAENAGQDGSVVANRVKKEKSNSYGYDALNDRYGDMFDFGVVDPAKVVRSTLQNGASVASLLMTTDSIVVEEPKEEEDDHHHDDHHDMGGMGGMGGMPGMGGGMPGMGGMPGMGGF from the coding sequence GTGGCAAAACTTTTAAGCTTTGACGAAGAGGCCAGGAAGAGTTTATTGGCAGGAGTCGCCAAATTGTCGCGTGCAGTAAGCAGTACGCTTGGGCCGCGAGGGCGAAACGCTGTCTTGGACAAAGGCTGGGGAACCCCAAAGGTAACTAAAGACGGTGTCACCGTAGCAGAAGACATCGAATTGGAAGACCCATTTGAAAATATGGGAGTCCAGTTAGTAAAAGAGGCTGCTTCCAAAACGAATGACGTCGCCGGTGACGGAACCACAACGGCAACCGTTCTGGCAGAAGCGATCTTTCGAGAAGGTCTGAAATACATCGCTTCAGGTGCTGACCCAATGGCTTTGAGCCGTGGCGTTCAAAAAGCCGTTGAGGCAGTTGTGGAGCAGATTGGGAAAATCTCCAAGGAAGTAAAAGGAAAAGACAAAAAGGCAATTGAAACCGTTGCCACCATCGCTGGAAACAATGATCCGGAAATCGGCAAGATTCTGGCTGATGCTTTGCTTAAAGTCGGAGCAGATGGTGTCATCACTGTAGAAGAAGGACGAGGCGTTTCAACAGAAGTAGATCTGGTCGAGGGAATGCAATTCGAACGCGGATTCCTTTCTCCTCACTTCGTAACAGACGAAGACAATCAGACCTGCGATCTGGAACGGGCTCGTATCCTGATTTGCGAAGAAAAAATCAGCTCCGCACAAGCACTGGTGCCTTTGCTGGAACAGGTTTCCAAAGATGGTGCTCCGCTGCTGATTATTGCTGAAGACATCGAAGGCGAAGCACTGGCGACTCTGGTTGTCAACAAATTGCGAGGGATTCTCAAAGTCTGTGCTGTGAAAGCTCCCGGTTATGGAGATCGCCGTAAAGCAATGCTCGAAGACATTGCCGTACTGACCGGCGGAAAAGCCATTTTCAAAGACTTGGGAATCAAACTGGAAGCAGTTGAATTAAAAGACCTGGGGCAGGCCAAAAAACTTCATATCAGTGCCGATAATACGACGATTGTCAGTGGTTCTGGAAGTAAGGCGGCAGTGACTGGTCGTGCCGATCAGATTCGTGCAGAAATCGAAGTCACTGACAGCGAATACGATCGTGAAAAACTGCAGGAGCGTCTGGCAAAGCTCGCCGGTGGTGTTGCACAGATTAACGTCGGTGCCGCGACTGAAACAGAAATGAAGGAACGCAAAGACCTGATCGATGATGCACTCGCCGCAACGCGTGCTGCCATCGAAGAAGGAATTGTGCCCGGCGGTGGAATTGCTTTACTCCGATGTAGCAAAACACTTGACAGCCTTAAACTGACTGGCGATCAGGCACTGGGTGTTGCACTCATTCAGAGAGTTCTGGAAATGCCTCTGCGGGCAATTGCAGAAAACGCCGGCCAGGATGGTTCCGTTGTTGCTAATCGTGTCAAAAAAGAAAAAAGCAACTCCTACGGTTATGACGCTTTGAATGATCGTTACGGCGATATGTTCGATTTTGGCGTTGTCGATCCTGCTAAGGTGGTTCGTTCTACTCTGCAGAACGGAGCGAGTGTTGCCTCTCTGCTGATGACAACCGATTCCATTGTTGTCGAAGAACCGAAGGAAGAAGAAGACGATCACCACCATGACGACCATCACGACATGGGTGGCATGGGCGGAATGGGTGGCATGCCTGGGATGGGCGGTGGAATGCCCGGCATGGGCGGTATGCCTGGCATGGGAGGCTTCTAG
- a CDS encoding ammonium transporter, protein MNWKHALTGLTASLVVVLAFSQPVLAFDEAEPTEKPAAESTETAAPAEGEAEAPAEEAAPLTLPELYYALDNSMLFLCAVLVLFMQSGFAMVESGFNSSKNTINILFKNLMDVCVGVLVYYAIGYGLMYPGDSGNGYFGFAQFGIGEAGDPGPGVLHPQVDFLFQVAFAATAATIVSGAVAGRLKFSSYLIYSIILTGIIYPISGYWKWGGGWLDAKGFYDFAGSIVVHAVGGFAGLAGALVLGPRIGRFKDGKSAPIPGHNIAQATLGVFILWVGWYGFNPGSQLAFGGTDNTNAVMLIATNTTLAAATGGVAAMILGWIMYGKPDISMALNGVLAGLVGITANCDSVTNIEAIIIGGIAGLLVVFGILALEKLKIDDPVGAFPVHGLCGVWGGIATGIFGDYDLGVQILGSVVIPVYAFVTMFALFFFLKMIGQLRVSEEDEMKGLDLSEHGMQAYH, encoded by the coding sequence ATGAATTGGAAACATGCGCTCACGGGCTTAACGGCTAGCCTTGTCGTAGTTTTAGCGTTCTCACAGCCGGTTTTGGCGTTTGACGAAGCTGAACCGACAGAAAAACCCGCAGCAGAATCAACAGAAACAGCGGCCCCGGCAGAAGGGGAAGCGGAAGCACCTGCTGAAGAGGCAGCACCGCTAACATTACCTGAGCTCTATTATGCTCTGGATAACAGCATGTTATTTCTGTGTGCGGTTCTGGTGCTCTTCATGCAATCTGGATTTGCGATGGTCGAGTCCGGATTTAACTCTTCCAAAAATACAATCAACATTCTCTTTAAGAACTTAATGGATGTCTGTGTCGGCGTTTTAGTCTATTATGCCATTGGGTACGGACTGATGTACCCGGGCGATAGTGGAAACGGGTACTTTGGTTTTGCCCAGTTTGGGATCGGCGAGGCAGGAGATCCTGGTCCAGGCGTTTTACATCCTCAGGTTGACTTTTTGTTCCAAGTCGCCTTTGCCGCAACAGCTGCCACAATTGTTTCCGGAGCAGTCGCTGGTCGTTTGAAATTCAGCTCATACCTGATCTACAGTATTATCCTGACAGGGATCATTTACCCGATCAGCGGTTACTGGAAATGGGGCGGTGGCTGGTTGGATGCCAAAGGCTTCTACGATTTCGCTGGTTCCATTGTAGTACATGCTGTCGGCGGATTTGCTGGCTTGGCTGGTGCCCTGGTTCTGGGACCCCGAATTGGACGCTTCAAAGATGGCAAATCTGCTCCGATTCCAGGTCATAATATTGCACAAGCCACATTGGGTGTATTTATCCTCTGGGTAGGCTGGTACGGATTTAACCCTGGTAGCCAGTTGGCTTTCGGTGGTACAGATAACACGAATGCTGTGATGTTAATCGCAACCAATACGACCCTGGCAGCTGCCACCGGTGGTGTCGCCGCAATGATCCTGGGTTGGATCATGTACGGTAAACCAGATATTTCAATGGCCTTAAACGGCGTGCTTGCTGGTCTCGTTGGCATTACTGCCAACTGTGACAGCGTGACGAACATCGAAGCGATCATCATTGGTGGTATCGCGGGCTTGTTGGTCGTCTTTGGTATCCTGGCTTTGGAAAAACTCAAAATCGACGATCCTGTTGGTGCTTTCCCGGTACACGGACTCTGTGGAGTCTGGGGCGGAATTGCCACTGGCATCTTTGGAGATTACGACCTTGGTGTGCAGATCCTGGGATCTGTTGTGATTCCTGTTTACGCGTTTGTCACAATGTTTGCTCTGTTCTTCTTCCTGAAGATGATCGGACAGCTTCGCGTATCTGAAGAAGACGAAATGAAGGGCTTAGACTTGTCAGAGCACGGAATGCAGGCTTATCACTAA